From Methanomicrobiales archaeon HGW-Methanomicrobiales-1, a single genomic window includes:
- a CDS encoding aspartate aminotransferase family protein — protein sequence METTSQFKALDERYFMPAFSRDMAIVKGEGSTVWDAEGKQYLDCVAGIAVCSTGHCHPAVVKAICDQAHQLIHCSNLYYVPHQGDLAKKLVEITGMHKAFFSNSGAEATDGALKLARVRTGRKKFVAFTHGFHGRTVGSLSVTHKPAIREPFEPLGMVKTFVEWGDLDALKKVVDKDTAGVIFEPIQGEAGVIIPPDSFIEGIREICDDAGALMIADEVQTGMGRTGKWLAMQHTKVQADIVTLAKGIASGFPMGALVAREDLEFKKSEHGSTFAGGPLACAAALATIGVIEKILPDVSRKGERFGKGLVQLNPRVRGLMIGMTIGDKCPDVQKKCAENGVLVNCAADGNLRLVPPLVITDTEIDRVVGVINGALG from the coding sequence ATGGAAACTACAAGCCAGTTCAAAGCCCTCGATGAACGCTACTTTATGCCTGCGTTCTCGCGGGACATGGCAATCGTCAAGGGCGAGGGATCAACCGTCTGGGATGCAGAAGGAAAACAGTATCTCGACTGTGTCGCAGGCATTGCAGTCTGCAGCACCGGGCACTGCCACCCGGCCGTGGTAAAAGCGATCTGTGACCAGGCACACCAGCTGATCCACTGCTCGAACCTCTATTACGTGCCGCACCAGGGGGATCTCGCAAAGAAACTCGTAGAAATTACGGGAATGCACAAAGCGTTTTTCTCCAACTCGGGAGCAGAAGCAACCGACGGGGCACTCAAGCTGGCCCGGGTCCGGACCGGAAGGAAGAAATTTGTTGCCTTTACCCATGGGTTCCACGGACGTACCGTAGGTTCACTCAGCGTTACACACAAGCCTGCCATCCGCGAGCCGTTCGAACCGCTCGGTATGGTCAAGACCTTTGTCGAATGGGGTGATCTTGACGCGCTGAAAAAGGTCGTGGACAAGGATACCGCCGGGGTCATCTTCGAACCGATCCAGGGTGAAGCAGGGGTTATCATCCCGCCCGACAGTTTCATTGAAGGCATCCGTGAAATCTGCGATGATGCCGGCGCTCTCATGATCGCCGATGAAGTCCAGACCGGCATGGGACGTACCGGTAAATGGCTTGCCATGCAGCACACCAAGGTGCAGGCCGATATTGTCACGCTCGCAAAAGGGATTGCGAGCGGGTTTCCCATGGGCGCACTTGTTGCCCGCGAAGACCTTGAGTTCAAAAAGAGCGAGCACGGGAGCACGTTTGCCGGTGGACCGCTTGCCTGTGCAGCAGCGCTTGCCACCATCGGTGTGATCGAGAAGATCCTTCCGGATGTTTCCCGGAAAGGCGAGCGGTTCGGCAAGGGTCTGGTTCAGTTGAACCCCCGTGTCCGCGGGCTGATGATCGGTATGACCATTGGCGACAAATGCCCGGATGTCCAGAAGAAATGTGCTGAAAATGGTGTGCTGGTCAACTGTGCAGCAGACGGGAACCTGCGTCTTGTCCCGCCGCTGGTGATTACCGATACCGAGATCGACCGCGTGGTCGGAGTGATCAATGGAGCACTTGGTTAG
- a CDS encoding adenylate kinase, translated as MMCGITGTPGTGKSLIGDELARRGHTVVHLTATVGPYVIGDDEERDAQVIDVDRWADEFVPVNGFVEGHIAHLLPCDKIVVLRCRPDELKKRLAQRKYREMKIRENAEAEALDVCLIETADEFEPSQIFELDTTGQDAAYCADRIEGFYRGEIPADFGHLDWSEFLEI; from the coding sequence ATGATGTGTGGCATCACCGGCACCCCGGGCACCGGCAAATCGCTTATCGGCGATGAGCTTGCCCGGCGGGGGCACACGGTTGTCCACCTGACCGCAACCGTAGGCCCCTATGTGATCGGCGATGATGAGGAGCGCGATGCACAAGTTATTGATGTGGATCGCTGGGCAGATGAGTTTGTCCCCGTCAACGGTTTTGTCGAGGGACATATCGCCCACCTGCTCCCTTGCGACAAGATTGTTGTTCTCCGCTGCCGACCCGATGAGCTGAAAAAACGGCTCGCCCAGCGGAAGTACCGGGAGATGAAGATCCGGGAGAACGCTGAAGCCGAGGCACTCGATGTCTGCCTCATCGAGACCGCAGATGAGTTTGAACCCTCGCAGATCTTTGAACTGGACACCACCGGCCAGGATGCCGCGTATTGTGCCGACCGGATCGAGGGATTTTACCGGGGAGAGATTCCCGCAGACTTCGGCCACCTCGACTGGTCGGAATTCCTGGAGATCTAA
- a CDS encoding CDP-alcohol phosphatidyltransferase family protein, which translates to MTLDQYRSHVKVYFDPLVAIAIRCRLTPNFFTIAALIASAAAGILFYLRLELWGVLAVALNAFCDSMDGAVAREMKCQSKRGDFLDHAVDRYADIFIITGIFASGMVPWPIGVLALTGVLMSSYLGTQAQAVGVGRYYGGLLGRADRLVLIMAVGIINLVAPMIFFGLGWFGWLLLFFGIFGHITAFQRFAYVWAKVE; encoded by the coding sequence ATGACGCTCGACCAGTACCGTTCCCATGTAAAAGTATACTTTGATCCGCTCGTTGCCATTGCAATCCGGTGCCGGCTCACCCCGAACTTCTTTACGATCGCCGCCCTGATTGCTTCGGCCGCAGCTGGTATCCTGTTTTACCTGCGGCTCGAACTCTGGGGCGTTTTAGCCGTTGCCCTCAATGCATTCTGCGACTCGATGGACGGTGCGGTCGCCCGTGAGATGAAGTGCCAGAGCAAACGCGGGGACTTCCTCGATCATGCGGTGGACCGGTACGCGGATATCTTCATCATCACCGGTATCTTTGCCAGCGGCATGGTCCCGTGGCCAATCGGCGTGCTGGCACTCACCGGGGTCCTGATGTCATCCTATCTTGGCACGCAGGCACAGGCCGTGGGTGTCGGGCGCTATTACGGCGGGCTGCTGGGCAGGGCGGACCGGCTCGTCCTGATCATGGCAGTCGGCATTATTAATCTCGTTGCACCGATGATCTTCTTCGGGCTCGGCTGGTTCGGCTGGTTGTTGCTGTTCTTTGGTATATTCGGGCATATCACCGCGTTCCAGCGGTTTGCGTATGTGTGGGCGAAGGTGGAGTGA
- a CDS encoding histidinol-phosphate transaminase: MEHLVRSCYKKKSGYVFAKKAEDIAREYGISKIARLASNENPEPLSPAALAAAEEALRTVNRYPDERVNILMNALRAYYGDYHFVTGVGMDGVIETIIRTLVEPGETVAISTPTFSFYALAAMGQGAEVITIPREADFSVDCGKLIEAAKEAKITVLCSPNNPTGNATSVEAVAEILEGIEGLLFLDNAYIEFSGIDYLPLMKKHENLVLGRTFSKVYSLAGLRIGYAFTPRWLPPWYQRAGTPFTVNSVSAAAAAAALPDKERAERYIAQVKRWRTRFADEVKYPVLPSDANFVMIDVAPHKSDAMVESLARKGVVVRSCRSFAGLPDHYIRVSVGEDWENELFVQEINKL, translated from the coding sequence ATGGAGCACTTGGTTAGATCCTGCTATAAAAAAAAGAGCGGCTATGTCTTTGCCAAAAAAGCGGAGGATATCGCCCGCGAGTACGGGATAAGTAAGATTGCCCGGCTTGCCAGCAATGAGAATCCCGAACCTCTCTCTCCCGCTGCATTAGCCGCAGCTGAAGAGGCGCTGCGGACCGTCAACCGGTATCCCGATGAGCGGGTCAACATCCTGATGAATGCCCTGCGGGCATATTACGGCGACTATCACTTTGTTACCGGTGTCGGGATGGATGGCGTGATCGAGACGATCATCCGCACACTTGTCGAACCCGGAGAGACGGTGGCCATCTCCACCCCGACTTTTTCCTTCTATGCACTTGCGGCAATGGGCCAGGGTGCGGAAGTAATTACGATACCTCGGGAAGCGGATTTCTCGGTTGATTGCGGGAAACTGATTGAGGCTGCCAAAGAGGCAAAGATTACCGTTCTCTGTTCTCCCAATAATCCCACGGGAAATGCAACCTCTGTTGAAGCGGTTGCCGAGATCCTCGAGGGAATCGAAGGTCTTCTCTTCTTAGACAATGCCTATATCGAGTTCTCCGGTATCGACTATCTCCCCCTCATGAAAAAACACGAGAACCTTGTCTTAGGAAGGACATTTTCCAAGGTTTACTCTCTCGCCGGGCTCCGGATAGGGTATGCCTTCACCCCGCGCTGGCTTCCTCCCTGGTACCAGCGGGCCGGTACACCGTTTACCGTCAATTCGGTATCGGCAGCAGCGGCAGCAGCGGCATTGCCGGACAAGGAACGTGCAGAACGGTATATCGCGCAGGTGAAGCGGTGGCGCACCCGGTTTGCCGATGAGGTGAAGTACCCGGTGCTCCCTTCGGACGCGAACTTTGTCATGATCGATGTCGCACCTCACAAGAGCGATGCCATGGTCGAAAGCCTTGCAAGGAAAGGCGTTGTCGTCCGCTCGTGCAGGAGCTTTGCCGGTCTGCCCGACCACTACATCCGCGTGAGTGTCGGTGAGGACTGGGAGAACGAGTTATTCGTACAGGAGATCAACAAACTATGA
- a CDS encoding glutamine-hydrolyzing GMP synthase subunit GuaA has protein sequence MVNTEKFIAKSIAEIKTAAGNDKVVMALSGGVDSSVCAVLAARAIGDNLIPIYIDTGLMRKGETERIRTLFSDIHLQIVDASDEFLTSLKGITDPEAKRMAIGERFIRVFEREAKKVGAKCLLQGTIYPDRIESEGGIKSHHNVGGMPLHMEFTKVIEPIRDLYKDEVREVAGALGMPKEIQHRMPFPGPGLAVRIIGDITKEKVEIIREANWIVEDELVEKYRPWQCFAALIGLGTGVKGDNRIHGWIVAVRAVNSRDGMTADPLDIPFEHLVRIGSRITADIPRVARVVYDITAKPPATIEYE, from the coding sequence ATGGTCAATACAGAGAAATTCATTGCCAAATCCATTGCAGAGATCAAGACCGCAGCCGGTAATGATAAGGTGGTCATGGCCCTGTCGGGCGGCGTGGACAGCTCGGTCTGTGCGGTACTTGCGGCCCGTGCGATTGGCGACAATCTCATCCCTATCTATATCGATACCGGCCTGATGCGCAAAGGTGAGACCGAACGAATCCGGACGCTCTTTAGCGATATCCATCTCCAGATAGTCGATGCCAGTGATGAATTCCTTACATCGCTCAAGGGAATCACCGATCCCGAAGCCAAGCGGATGGCAATCGGCGAGCGGTTCATCCGGGTCTTCGAGCGCGAGGCAAAGAAGGTAGGGGCAAAATGCCTGTTGCAGGGCACCATCTACCCGGACCGCATCGAGAGCGAGGGCGGGATCAAGAGCCACCACAACGTGGGCGGTATGCCGCTGCACATGGAGTTCACGAAAGTGATCGAACCGATCCGCGACCTCTATAAGGATGAAGTGCGGGAAGTTGCCGGAGCCCTTGGTATGCCAAAGGAGATCCAGCACCGGATGCCATTCCCCGGCCCCGGGCTTGCGGTTCGTATCATCGGGGATATCACGAAAGAAAAAGTGGAGATCATCCGCGAGGCAAACTGGATCGTAGAAGACGAACTGGTCGAGAAGTACCGGCCCTGGCAGTGCTTTGCTGCACTCATTGGCCTTGGCACCGGGGTCAAAGGCGACAACCGGATCCACGGGTGGATCGTTGCGGTACGGGCCGTGAACTCCCGGGACGGAATGACGGCAGACCCGCTCGATATCCCCTTTGAGCACCTGGTGAGAATCGGCTCGAGAATTACAGCCGACATTCCCCGGGTTGCAAGAGTTGTCTATGATATCACGGCAAAACCGCCGGCAACCATTGAATATGAATAA